The following are from one region of the Coffea eugenioides isolate CCC68of chromosome 2, Ceug_1.0, whole genome shotgun sequence genome:
- the LOC113759489 gene encoding G-type lectin S-receptor-like serine/threonine-protein kinase At4g03230 yields the protein MQPPSFSLIFFVLVALGTSQFLSCVAMDNITSISRLQDDGSTLMSAGKIFELGFFSPDGNDVETYLGIWYYLRKTVVWVANRDKPILHSYGYLSIGEDGNLKLLDEMGTSYFNTTLESSSPVNRMLKLLDSGNLVLIDGSSGNILWQSFAEPTDTFLPGMSMDKGLKLVSWWDSGNPKTGNFTFEQDQENRLYRIMERSTVVHWESDQSGSIDLPYFVAFLLSNFSPSLDRANYKPSNAYKTNIYKWLREPFTSNYSAALAKYANTRLLMNSSGEIQFYIKEEGVPEWLLVSSEPQDACKVHLPCGNFGSCNLKNGGRSCECLLGFEPVHPDTWNTGDFKSGCRRTLEICNPNTKPHTFLNLKLMKAGKPDFLAASANSENLCRQGCLSNCNCLAYYFGGPSITDNLEQGCSMWTSVLTDLQEDIDRGHNLSFRVAVSAIETTSRDCQTCGKHIIPYPLSTGPNCGDLSYHSFTCNDSRGQLFFLMLNNSYEVININKEDRRFVIQVNRQRAENCDARSGRVLQFSPSMPFNVTNWCYNEPLTSIQMIEITWKPPPEPICNSLKDCRGWPDSNCSTAIDKRKRCLCNPNYKWNNLKCISGANI from the exons ATGCAACCTCCTAGCTTCTCTCTGATTTTCTTTGTACTTGTAGCACTGGGAACCAGTCAGTTTCTGTCATGTGTAGCAATGGACAACATCACCTCTATCAGTAGGTTGCAAGATGATGGCAGCACGCTCATGTCTGCTGGGAAAATCTTTGAACTTGGCTTCTTCAGTCCTGATGGTAACGATGTTGAAACATATCTAGGCATATGGTATTACCTGCGGAAAACAGTTGTATGGGTTGCCAACAGAGATAAACCAATACTACATTCATATGGATATCTTTCCATAGGTGAAGATGGCAATCTCAAGTTGCTGGATGAGATGGGAACTTCATATTTCAATACTACGCTTGAAAGCTCTAGTCCTGTTAACAGGATGCTGAAGCTGCTGGATTCTGGGAATTTGGTACTGATTGATGGGAGCTCAGGAAATATTCTGTGGCAAAGCTTTGCTGAGCCAACTGATACTTTTCTTCCAGGCATGAGCATGGATAAAGGTTTAAAGTTGGTTTCCTGGTGGGATTCTGGCAATCCTAAAACTGGGAACTTCACATTTGAGCAAGATCAAGAAAATAGGCTGTACAGGATAATGGAAAGGTCAACTGTTGTGCACTGGGAAAGTGATCAATCAGGTTCAATTGACCTGCCTTACTTTGTGGCTTTCCTCTTGTCAAATTTTAGCCCTAGTCTCGACCGGGCTAATTATAAGCCTTCAAATGCatataaaacaaatatatataagTGGCTAAGAGAGCCATTTACTTCTAACTATTCGGCTGCTCTAGCTAAGTATGCAAATACTAGGTTGTTGATGAATTCCTCTGGAGAGATACAGTTTTACATTAAGGAAGAGGGTGTGCCTGAATGGTTGTTGGTTTCGTCAGAGCCCCAAGATGCTTGCAAAGTCCATCTCCCTTGTGGCAATTTTGGTAGCTGTAATCTGAAAAATGGGGGTCGTAGTTGTGAATGTTTGCTAGGATTCGAGCCCGTTCATCCTGATACCTGGAATACTGGAGATTTTAAAAGTGGTTGTAGGAGGACGTTGGAAATCTGCAACCCGAACACCAAACCTCACACGTTCTTGAATCTGAAGTTGATGAAAGCCGGGAAACCGGACTTCTTAGCTGCTAGTGCTAACAGTGAAAATTTGTGCAGACAGGGGTGTCTCAGCAATTGTAATTGCCTTGCATACTATTTCGGCGGGCCAAGTATAACTGATAATCTTGAACAAGGTTGCTCCATGTGGACTTCTGTGCTTACTGATTTACAAGAGGATATTGATCGTGGCCACAATCTTTCCTTTCGTGTAGCAGTTTCTGCCATAG AAACCACGAGTAGAGATTGCCAGACTTGTGGTAAACACATAATACCATATCCATTGAGCACTGGGCCCAACTGCGGCGATCTTTCATACCATAGTTTCACCTGTAATGACTCCAGAGGCCAACTTTTCTTCTTGATGTTGAACAATAGCTATGAAGTGATTAACATCAATAAGGAAGACAGGAGATTTGTTATCCAAGTTAATCGCCAAAGGGCTGAGAATTGTGATGCCAGGTCAGGCAGAGTTCTGCAGTTCAGTCCATCAATGCCATTTAATGTTACTAATTGGTGTTATAATGAACCACTTACCTCAATTCAAATGATAGAGATTACCTGGAAACCCCCTCCGGAACCAATTTGCAATTCATTAAAAGATTGTAGGGGTTGGCCAGATTCAAATTGTTCAACTGCAATCGATAAGCGGAAAAGGTGTCTTTGCAATCCCAACTACAAATGGAATAACCTGAAGTGCATTTCAGGTGCGAACATATAA